A single genomic interval of Juglans regia cultivar Chandler chromosome 1, Walnut 2.0, whole genome shotgun sequence harbors:
- the LOC108996258 gene encoding SAL1 phosphatase-like isoform X1 gives MDGTVPYPSRKCLATTVTPSETPTSYSAASKHSEWRDAMNQEYQALLQNHTWTVVPPNPSSNVLGCRWVYRTKLHADGSIKRRKVWLVAKGYHQQPDLDLHETFSPVVKALTIRLILSLAVARGWPLCQIDIQNAFLHGTLTDQKVQKALLQSDVQAKSDKSPVTVADYGSQALVSFVLERELPSDSFSLVAEEDSGDLRKESGQETLQRITKLVNDTIVNDGSFSVPTLTMEDMLRAIDSGKSDGGSHGRHWVLDPIDGTKGLYFARWHNRFVRGDQYAIALALLDEGKVVLGVLACPNLPLASIGGNRLHSSHDEVGCLFFAKVGAGTYMQSLDGSSPIKVNVSTTDNSEEASFFESFEAAHSSHDLSSSIAKKLGVKAPPVRIDSQAKYGALSRGDGAIYLRFPRKGYREKIWDHAAGCIVVTEAGGVVADAAGNPLDFSKGKYLDLDTGILATNEKLMPLLLKAVRESLEEIPSAL, from the exons ATGGACGGTACAGTTCCCTATCCCTCTCGGAAATGTCTCGCTACCACGGTGACACCTTCTGAAACACCTACCAGCTATTCTGCAGCCTCCAAACACTCAGAATGGCGTGACGCCATGAACCAAGAGTACCAAGCCTTACTTCAAAATCATACCTGGACCGTAGTCCCTCCTAATCCTTCCTCTAATGTCCTTGGTTGTAGGTGGGTATACCGAACAAAGCTCCATGCCGATGGGTCTATCAAAAGAAGGAAGGTGTGGCTTGTAGCCAAGGGTTATCATCAGCAGCCTGACCTAGATTTGCACGAGACCTTTAGTCCAGTGGTCAAGGCTCTTACAATCCGGCTGATTTTATCACTTGCTGTTGCTCGTGGGTGGCCCCTATGCCAGATTGACATCCAGAATGCATTCCTCCATGGAACACTCACTGATCAG AAGGTACAAAAGGCACTTTTGCAATCAGATGTCCAAGCAAAATCAGATAAAAGTCCTGTCACAGTGGCCGATTATG GTTCACAAGCTCTGGTTAGTTTTGTGCTGGAGAGGGAACTTCCATCTGATTCATTCTCCTTAGTAGCTGAGGAG gATTCGGGAGATCTTCGCAAGGAAAGCGGCCAGGAAACTCTACAGCGCATTACAAAACTTGTGAACGATACTATTGTCAATGATGGATCATTTAGTGTTCCTACATTAACCATGGAAGACATGCTCAGGGCCATCGACAGTGGCAAATCTGATGGTGGTTCTCATGGTCGGCACTGGGTTTTGGATCCAATTGATGGTACTAAAGG CTTATACTTTGCGAGATGGCATAATAGATTTGTAAGGGGAGACCAATATGCTATTGCGCTGGCGTTGCTAGATGAAGGGAAAGTAGTATTGGGCGTTCTGGCTTGTCCAAATCTTCCTTTAGCATCCATTGGTGGTAATAGACTGCACTCCTCGCATGATGAAGTTGGTTGCCTTTTCTTTGCCAAAGTTGGTGCAGGAACATATATGCAGTCACTGGATGGTTCTTCACCAATAAAG GTGAATGTCAGTACTACTGACAATTCAGAGGAAGCTTCGTTCTTTGAATCCTTTGAAGCAGCACACTCCTCGCATGACTTGTCTAGCTCCATTGCAAAA AAACTCGGTGTCAAAGCACCACCAGTTAGAATTGATAGCCAGGCTAAGTATGGGGCACTGTCCAGAGGAGATGGAGCCATATATCTGAGATTTCCTCGTAAAGGATACCGTGAGAAAATCTGGGATCATGCTGCTGGGTGCATTGTTGTGACTG AAGCTGGGGGTGTGGTGGCAGATGCTGCAGGGAACCCTCTGGATTTTTCCAAAGGGAAATACCTTGATCTTGACACAGGCATACTTGCTACCAATGAGAAATTGATGCCATTACTCTTGAAGGCAGTTAGAGAATCCCTGGAGGAGATACCTTCAGCCTTGTGA
- the LOC108996258 gene encoding SAL1 phosphatase-like isoform X2, with product MDGTVPYPSRKCLATTVTPSETPTSYSAASKHSEWRDAMNQEYQALLQNHTWTVVPPNPSSNVLGCRWVYRTKLHADGSIKRRKVWLVAKGYHQQPDLDLHETFSPVVKALTIRLILSLAVARGWPLCQIDIQNAFLHGTLTDQKVQKALLQSDVQAKSDKSPVTVADYGSQALVSFVLERELPSDSFSLVAEEDSGDLRKESGQETLQRITKLVNDTIVNDGSFSVPTLTMEDMLRAIDSGKSDGGSHGRHWVLDPIDGTKGFVRGDQYAIALALLDEGKVVLGVLACPNLPLASIGGNRLHSSHDEVGCLFFAKVGAGTYMQSLDGSSPIKVNVSTTDNSEEASFFESFEAAHSSHDLSSSIAKKLGVKAPPVRIDSQAKYGALSRGDGAIYLRFPRKGYREKIWDHAAGCIVVTEAGGVVADAAGNPLDFSKGKYLDLDTGILATNEKLMPLLLKAVRESLEEIPSAL from the exons ATGGACGGTACAGTTCCCTATCCCTCTCGGAAATGTCTCGCTACCACGGTGACACCTTCTGAAACACCTACCAGCTATTCTGCAGCCTCCAAACACTCAGAATGGCGTGACGCCATGAACCAAGAGTACCAAGCCTTACTTCAAAATCATACCTGGACCGTAGTCCCTCCTAATCCTTCCTCTAATGTCCTTGGTTGTAGGTGGGTATACCGAACAAAGCTCCATGCCGATGGGTCTATCAAAAGAAGGAAGGTGTGGCTTGTAGCCAAGGGTTATCATCAGCAGCCTGACCTAGATTTGCACGAGACCTTTAGTCCAGTGGTCAAGGCTCTTACAATCCGGCTGATTTTATCACTTGCTGTTGCTCGTGGGTGGCCCCTATGCCAGATTGACATCCAGAATGCATTCCTCCATGGAACACTCACTGATCAG AAGGTACAAAAGGCACTTTTGCAATCAGATGTCCAAGCAAAATCAGATAAAAGTCCTGTCACAGTGGCCGATTATG GTTCACAAGCTCTGGTTAGTTTTGTGCTGGAGAGGGAACTTCCATCTGATTCATTCTCCTTAGTAGCTGAGGAG gATTCGGGAGATCTTCGCAAGGAAAGCGGCCAGGAAACTCTACAGCGCATTACAAAACTTGTGAACGATACTATTGTCAATGATGGATCATTTAGTGTTCCTACATTAACCATGGAAGACATGCTCAGGGCCATCGACAGTGGCAAATCTGATGGTGGTTCTCATGGTCGGCACTGGGTTTTGGATCCAATTGATGGTACTAAAGG ATTTGTAAGGGGAGACCAATATGCTATTGCGCTGGCGTTGCTAGATGAAGGGAAAGTAGTATTGGGCGTTCTGGCTTGTCCAAATCTTCCTTTAGCATCCATTGGTGGTAATAGACTGCACTCCTCGCATGATGAAGTTGGTTGCCTTTTCTTTGCCAAAGTTGGTGCAGGAACATATATGCAGTCACTGGATGGTTCTTCACCAATAAAG GTGAATGTCAGTACTACTGACAATTCAGAGGAAGCTTCGTTCTTTGAATCCTTTGAAGCAGCACACTCCTCGCATGACTTGTCTAGCTCCATTGCAAAA AAACTCGGTGTCAAAGCACCACCAGTTAGAATTGATAGCCAGGCTAAGTATGGGGCACTGTCCAGAGGAGATGGAGCCATATATCTGAGATTTCCTCGTAAAGGATACCGTGAGAAAATCTGGGATCATGCTGCTGGGTGCATTGTTGTGACTG AAGCTGGGGGTGTGGTGGCAGATGCTGCAGGGAACCCTCTGGATTTTTCCAAAGGGAAATACCTTGATCTTGACACAGGCATACTTGCTACCAATGAGAAATTGATGCCATTACTCTTGAAGGCAGTTAGAGAATCCCTGGAGGAGATACCTTCAGCCTTGTGA
- the LOC108996257 gene encoding 2-oxoisovalerate dehydrogenase subunit alpha 2, mitochondrial-like, protein MALCMRKSLNLINLLKSKIGLLGTINPSPWASTLSHHHEFPVPSPTIQNLGNSDADWIVKASSRRFKWTKAEKQLSSRNDDDDNKVLDFPGGKVGFTPEMRFISESPEERTRCYRVLDEEGQLIIGSNFVQVSKELAVKMYTDMVTLQTMDTIFYEAQRQGRISFYLTTIGEEAINIATAAALSIDDHVFPQYREPGVLLWRGFTLQEFANQCFGNKFDYGKGRQMPIHYGSNKHNYFTVSSTIATQIPHAVGAAYSLKMDRKEACAVTYFGDGGTSEGDFHAALNFAAVMEAPVIFICRNNGWAISTPTSDQFRSDGAVVRGQAYGVRSIRVDGNDALAIYSAVHAAREMAISELRPILIEALTYRVGHHSTSDDSTKYRPIDEIEWWKLARDPVTRFRKWIESKGWWSGEAESEFRSSVRTQLLHAIQVAEKLEKPPVADIFTDVYDVPPSNLQEQEKLLKETIKRHLQDYPSDVPS, encoded by the exons ATGGCTCTCTGCATGAGAAAATCACTGAACCTTATCAACCTTCTCAAATCCAAGATAGGtttgttgggaacaatcaatcCGAGTCCTTGGGCTTCTACTTTATCCCATCATCATGAATTTCCAGTTCCATCACCAACTATTCAAAATCTGGGGAACTCGGATGCAGATTGGATTGTGAAAGCATCTTCTCGCCGTTTCAAATGGACAAAAGCCGAAAAACAATTGAGTTCTcgcaatgatgatgatgataacaaG GTCTTGGATTTTCCAGGAGGAAAGGTCGGTTTCACTCCTGAAATGAGATTTATATCTGAATCCCCAGAGGAGCGGACACGCTGTTATCGTGTCCTTGATGAAGAAGGTCAGCTGATTATTGGCAGCAATTTTGTACAG GTCAGCAAGGAACTTGCTGTAAAAATGTACACTGACATGGTTACCCTTCAAACCATGGACACAATCTTTTATGAAGCACAAAGGCAAGGaagaatttcattttatctgaCGACAATTGGAGAAGAGGCCATCAATATTGCAACTGCTGCAGCACTTTCTATTGATGACCATGTCTTCCCTCAG TACAGAGAGCCAGGAGTGCTACTATGGCGTGGCTTCACCCTACAAGAATTTGCAAACCAGTGTTTCGGAAACAAATTTGATTATGGGAAAGGCAGGCAGATGCCTATCCATTATGGATCTAACAAGCACAACTACTTTACTGTATCATCAACAATTGC CACACAAATTCCACATGCTGTTGGTGCTGCATATTCTCTGAAGATGGATAGAAAAGAAGCATGTGCAGTCACTTATTTTGGTGACGGCGGCACAAGTGAG GGAGATTTCCATGCTGCTTTGAATTTTGCGGCGGTCATGGAGGCCCCAGTTATATTTATCTGTCGGAACAACGGATGGGCTATCAGTACCCCTACTTCAGATCAGTTTCGaa GTGATGGTGCAGTTGTCAGAGGCCAGGCTTATGGAGTCCGAAGTATCCGAGTAGATGGTAATGATGCACTTGCCATTTATAGTGCAGTTCATGCTGCACGTGAGATGGCAATAAGTGAACTCAGACCAATCTTAATTGAG GCTCTAACATATAGAGTGGGACACCACTCCACATCTGATGATTCCACCAAGTATCGTCCAATCGATGAGATTGAATGGTGGAAATTGGCACGAGACCCTGTAACTAGATTTAGAAAATGGATTGAAAGCAAAGGTTGGTGGAGTGGCGAAGCCGAGTCTGAGTTTAGGAGCAGTGTGAGGACACAG CTACTGCATGCAATTCAAGTTGCAGAGAAACTTGAGAAACCTCCAGTGGCAGACATTTTCACAGATGTATATGATGTTCCCCCATCCAATCTCCAGGAGCAGGAGAAATTGCTGAAAGAGACGATCAAGAGACACCTACAGGACTACCCTTCAGATGTTCCTTCCTAG